A single region of the Vicia villosa cultivar HV-30 ecotype Madison, WI linkage group LG4, Vvil1.0, whole genome shotgun sequence genome encodes:
- the LOC131595059 gene encoding WD-40 repeat-containing protein MSI4-like: METPPSQQGVVKKKETRGRKPKPKDDQHQQTPAKALKESKKAQLQQQQQQQQQQQQQQQQHQASVDEKYTQWKSLVPVLYDWLANHNLVWPSLSCRWGPQLEQATYKNRQRLYLSEQTDGSVPNTLVIANCEVVKTRVAAAEHISQFNEEARSPFVKKYKTIIHPGEVNRIRELPQNSKIVATHTDSPDVLIWDVESQPNRHAVLGATNSRPDLILTGHQDNAEFALAMCPTEPYVLSGGKDKTVVLWSIEDHVTSATTDKSGGSIIKPNSKSGEGNDKTVDSPSVGPRGIYSGHDDTVEDVAFCPSSAQEFCSVGDDSCLILWDARVGSSPVVKVEKAHNADLHCVDWNPHDDNLILTGSADNSVRLFDRRSLTSNGVGSPIHKFEAHKAAVLCVQWSPDKSSVFGSSAEDGLLNIWDYEKVGKKIERAGKTINSPPGLFFQHAGHRDKVVDFHWNAYDPWTIVSVSDDCESTGGGGTLQIWRMSDLLYRPEDEVLAELEKFKSHVVACAAKTDA; this comes from the exons ATGGAAACTCCTCCGTCGCAGCAAGGcgtagtaaagaagaaggaaacACGCGGTCGAAAACCCAAACCCAAAGACGATCAACACCAACAAACACCCGCCAAGGCTCTGAAAGAATCGAAAAAGGCGCAACTACAACAGCAGCAACAACAGCAACAGCAGCAACAACAGCAACAGCAGCAACACCAAGCTTCCGTAGACGAGAAATACACTCAATGGAAGTCTCTCGTTCCCGTTCTCTACGACTGGCTCGCGAATCATAACCTCGTTTGGCCTTCTCTCTCTTGCAG GTGGGGTCCTCAGCTTGAACAAGCTACTTATAAGAATCGGCAGCGGCTCTATCTTTCTGAGCAG acGGATGGTAGTGTTCCGAATACGTTGGTGATTGCGAATTGCGAGGTTGTGAAAACTAGGGTTGCAGCTGCAGAGCATATTTCACAG TTTAATGAAGAGGCTCGCTCTCCATTTGTGAAGAAGTACAAGACCATCATACATCCGGGCGAG GTGAACAGAATTAGGGAATTGCCGCAAAATTCTAAGATAGTGGCTACTCACACAGACAGCCCTGAT GTTCTTATTTGGGATGTTGAAAGTCAACCTAACCGTCACGCTGTCCTTGGAGCTACAAACTCTCGTCCAGATTTG ATATTGACAGGACACCAAGACAATGCTGAGTTTGCTCTTGCAATGTGCCCAACTGAGCCTTATGTCCTTTCAGGAG GAAAAGATAAAACAGTGGTGTTGTGGAGTATTGAAGACCATGTAACATCGGCCACCACAGACAAGTCTGGTGGATCTATTATCAAGCCGAACTCTAAATCTGGGGAAGGCAATGACAAAACTGTTGATAGCCCTTCTGTCGGGCCAAGAGGTATCTACTCTGGGCACGATGATACTGTTGAAGATGTAGCCTTTTGCCCTTCTAG TGCGCAGGAGTTCTGTAGTGTTGGAGATGATTCTTGTCTCATTTTATGGGATGCACGTGTTGGCTCTAGTCCTGTTGTTAAG GTTGAAAAAGCTCACAATGCTGATCTTCACTGTGTTGACTGGAATCCCCATGATGATAATCTAATTCTTACTGG GTCGGCAGATAATTCTGTTCGCTTGTTTGATCGGCGCAGTCTCACCTCTAATGGGGTTGGGTCTCCTATCCATAAGTTTGAGGCTCATAAAGCCGCTGTTCTTTGTGTTCAG TGGTCTCCAGACAAATCATCTGTATTTGGAAGTTCAGCAGAAGACGGTCTCTTAAACATTTGGGATTATGAGAAG GTTGGTAAAAAGATAGAGCGAGCTGGTAAAACAATAAACTCTCCTCCAGGGTTGTTTTTCCAACATGCTGGTCATAG AGACAAAGTTGTTGACTTCCACTGGAATGCATATGATCCATGGACAATTGTAAGTGTGTCTGATGATTGTGAAAGCACTGGTGGAGGGGGAACGTTGCAG ATATGGCGTATGAGTGATTTGCTCTATAGACCAGAGGATGAGGTTTTGGCAGAGTTGGAGAAATTCAAATCTCACGTGGTGGCTTGTGCTGCAAAAACCGATGCATAA